Part of the Notamacropus eugenii isolate mMacEug1 chromosome 5, mMacEug1.pri_v2, whole genome shotgun sequence genome is shown below.
tctcctttcgtcctgtccttcctcaaaagtctgttttgttccTGACCATTGCATCCCCCAGTCTAGTCATCTTCTAACAATCCcctacctttccttttctccccctcccctacctttccttttctccccctcccctcctacttccctttaGAACAAGATTGATTTCCATGTTGAACCAtctatattattccctctttaagtcaacTTCAATGAGAACAAGTTTTAGTAATTGCCCACTACTCCTCTAATTCCCCATCCACTACAAAACTCttctttttatacctcttttatgtgaaacaaTTTGCCCCCcatttctacctctccttttcctctcctcccagtgcattcttctttctcacccactaattttatttttttttaaatcatcccatCATTGCCACCTCatatctgtgccctctgtctatatttcCTCCTAACagctctaataatgagaaagatcctAGGAGTTATTAGTACCATCTTCCCAtggagaaatataaacagtttaaccttattgaatctttTAAGAtcgttcttttttgtttttaccttctgttgagtcttatatttgaaagtaaaattttctattcaactatgGTCTTTTCACATCAGGAATGGTTGCAAGTCCACTACttaattaaatatctattttccccctgaaggaatatattcattttttctagatggattattcttatttataaTCCTAACTGCTTTGAtttgcagaatatcatatttcaagtcctcttTTTGTTTAACATGGTAGCTGTTAAATCTATGTGATCGTGAGTATagttccacagtatttgaatggtttatggttgcttgcaatattctccTTCACTAGGGAGCTTTGGAagttggttacaatattcctgggagtttccattttgggatctctttcatgaactGATCTGTGAattctccaccctggaactgtgatcagggcccctgctccctGTGGCCACAAGTGTTTTTGCTCCTTATGACCCTGGAATTGTGCCTCAAGCTTCTGCTCTCCTGCAGTCACAAGTAtcagaactctttttttttgccttggacCTGAGACTAGGGGCCCTGCTTCCCTATGAGTGATCACAAGCATCATTCTCTGATCTGGAACTGTGAACTACCTTTAGGTCAACAAGTACTCTTTCTACTCCTCCTCTGGAAATGCAATCCAGCACTGTGtataggcaatgcaacagagtcctctATTGCATGTCGACAAAAGATATCCTGTAATGTGCTTTTAACCAGTTGTCCAGACTTCTTGCTCTCTGCGTGATGAGAGCTCCTAAAACCTCAGATGCTGATGTAAGCATCCAGAAAGGCCACTTCATGAGCTTGAGGGCCagatttataatttaaaaagagatttcTGAAAAACCAGATTGGGAAGAAGTACAATATTCCAGGGCAACACCTAAATTCTgaacatgaaaaagaatgaatatcatttataaatatgagtgtggttttgtgtgtgtgtgtgtgtgtgtgtgtgtgtgtgtgtgtgtgtgtgtgtaatcattGTCCCCTGGAGGagaattcaaatttaaataaGAGTTAGAAGGCCAGATTCATGAGCTACCTCTGTATTCCAAGTTCAACTACCCCTGACCACCTGTGATACACACTTTCCTGGGGCTTCAATTGTCTTGTGCTCCAAAATTACTTCACCTCAACCTTTCTGTTAGTTCTGCCACTCCAGACTTCAATTTgaggcataatttcaaatttgtttggagaagaatttgggagaacCCCTGTTGAATCCTTCCTTTTTCtgcactatcttggctctgctttcaAAGAGAGACTTTTCACACAAAATGAAATGCTTTTAATAAGTCAAAGAAGCATTTTTAAAGGCCATAACTGTGACATTTAAAGTGTATGATTTGTGTCTTAGAAGGTTGCTTACAGAAATGCTAAACAAAAAAACTTCATTCAATAGGAGCAACGTTGGAAATATGAGTGGCTATTGCTGTGAGCAAAATGATGCCTGGCAAAACTTAAAACAGTATTGATACTACTATTGCTAACTagcatttgtattttgttttaaggtttgcaaagcaaacaactatctcatttttcttcataataaccctgagaACTAGGTGCTAGTatcatcccttttttttttaggatgaagaaactaaggcaagcagacgTTAGGTGACTTTCCTGGAATCATACATAGGAAGTGTAtgataaatttgaactcaggacttcctgactccacgttCAGTCAAGTGACTCTATACTACAGTACATTATCAAAATGGATATTAGGAAAACATTGATATTTTACAAAGCTAATGATGGCATGACCACATtaagataaattttttaaaaataaaaatgacataatGAGAGAAACCCCTGATCCACCTAAAAGATATCCACCCTCAACTCTTATTTAAATTTGCATTCTCCTCCAAAGAgcaatgaatacacacacacacacacacacacacacacacacacacacacacacaagtacactCACATTTGTAAATAATACTGATGCTTTTTCatgttcataatttttttttcttgcccagGAATATTGTTCTACTTCTTCCAGTCTGGTTTTTCAGAAATTTCTTTGTAATTATAAAGTCCTTCATTCACAATGTTCTTATAATTACTCATCTGATAAATTTCAATCTCTTGACTGAGTTTCTTTTCCTACAACTACAAAATAAAGCTATCATTTGTTCAAAAATAAATAACCTGTAGTGTAGcaagatgggagagagatctgTTATAAACTTTTCatattcttacttttcttttttattagtatgtattaatcattttctttcctatcttGTCCTAGAGTTGTCAATTCAAACAGCGTTCCTTTTGCCCACAAATTCAATTTCCTgcattatatttttcattttgcctAATAGAGGGGCAATGAGTTTTGTGTTTATCCAAAGTAATCCGGCCAAGGAAGGAAAACTCTGGGGTCTTTAAAGAAGTCCTGACATAACCTTCTTGGAATCATTTCCTCAGTCCTTTCACTGATTCTACATATTCACCTGAAATCAAGTCAGTAATAATGCTGACACTAAACAATACTTTAAATATCTCATCTTAGTCCTCACCACTACTCTATGAAATATATAGTATCAGTAACATTAATCTAATTTTACAAGTGATGAAACTGAGTATCAAAAAGGTTAAACATTTTAAgcaattttaaaagtttagtaAGTGTTAGAGCCAAGATTCCAAACAAGTTTTTCTGAAGACACTATGATACATCCTGATCATCCAGGAATGAAAGAGGAGCCCTTTGCaaatgcaagaaaaagaaaagtatgttgAACTCAGGAATCAATAAGCACTTCACTTCTGCCTGGCAATTATATTGTATAtgaggggaaacaacatgaaataacattggaaaggtaggttggaacctAATCATGAAGTGCCTTGAATATTAGGGTTAGGAGTTAGCCATTTATCGAAAAGCAACTTTGACATATCGAATACTTTGGAGGAGAAGAGTGACAAGGACAGTCTTAAGGCTGAAAAACATTGTATTGGCAGCAGAATGAAAGATGAATTGGAacagagaaggcaaaggagatggagagatcaattaggaggatACTATAACAGTACAGAGAAAGTGACAAGATTTTGAAAAGGAGTACTGACCATGTGAGTagacaagaaagagagaatatgtgaaatgttttaaaagtatAATCAGCAAAACTTGGCAACTTATGtgacaagggaaggaagaagcaggaGTCAAAGACAATGCTAAGATATTTAGTCAGAGGAACTAAAGATAGAGTGATAAAAACAACTCAAATGGCAAAGTAGAGAACAGAAATAGTTTTAGGAGGGACGCTGAATTTTGTTTTAGACAAATTGAACtagggatgagggagagaaatCCAAGTGAAAAATATCCATCATACAAATGGAAATGGGAGACCAAATTCCAAGGGAAAGATTAGATATGAATTTAAGTATTTTTAAGTCAGCTGCATAGGAAGAGAAAATTGGATTCACCAGGATAGAGGAGATCACAGCAGAGatttgaaagaggagagaagagaaggaatacCAGAACAATACACTGGGAGATATCCAAACATAGGAGATTGGAAAAGGGTCAGAAAACAGTGGGGGAACACCAAAGTGATGTCAGTATTAAATACAGGGGAAGGTATATTACTCATTTTCAGGGAACAGAGAGGAGTTAAGAGGAGGTGATGGTTAATAGTATCACATGCTACAGAAAGACCAAGGAAGATAAGGACCAAGACAAAATCTTTGAACTTAGCAACTATGAAAATATTGGTAGACTTTCATAGAACATTTTCAATCTAATGGCGGGGTTGGAAGTtaaattgggaaaggaaagagaagggagtaaGTGATGTAGTGGAGGGAATGAATTAAAATGACTCCCAGAGTTTATCagtgaagggaggagagatacagaACAACCAATGTGAGTGGATAGTAGGATTAAGAAAAAGTTTTAAGGATATGAGAAAGCTAAGTATGTTGGTAATCAGAGGGaaaggagacaatatataaatagaaaatgaagatgagaagagaaaaatgaaaaaattaaaagggaaaactCCTAAAGAACATAGAATTAGatgaaataaaaggggaaaagtagAGAATTTATCGACAGAAAAAGGTCACGTTTTCCTTTaagactgaagaaggaaaggatagTTAATATGTAGAGGCTTTTTAAACTGTGaagaagagagactgaggaagatGAAACGATTGATGAAGGGCAGCCCTCAtcttttcagttaaaaaaaataaaggagtcaAAGTACTGAAGGACAGGTGGTGGTGGTTCAGATGAACATGAAGGGAAAGGTTTGAAACATTTTTCATAGGGATTATTAAAAGGAATATATAAGTGATGAATGAAAAGACATCTTTGTAGCAGTGATGTCTCAGTTGGACATGAACTGATAGTGGACCCTATGCATGTGGTTTTGTCACTTCCTCCATCAGGCTTACAGTGAGAGTGGAACAGACAAGTGATGAATGGGGCCCAAGAAGTTGCCAGGTATGAAAAGCAGAATGACAAGGAAGCAAGGGATGGGATTCAAGGACTGAAAATAGTACCATATTTAACTGGGTTAAAAATGGTTCAAGAATGTAaagagaagccacagaaagaggtgatggggagaagagggataGATTAAGAGTTAATAGATTATGGGAAGGATAAAGGGCTACTTCAGGAGGAATGAAGTGttgggagaagtagaaagaaaggagatCGTCAACAAACATACTTGGAACATAGTAATAAGATTGCTCACTGCTAAATAAGTATCTTTAGGATACTGTCAGCCTATGTGCTATCAGTGGACATTCTGtgtctttgaaaaaagaaagtaaaagagaaaaaaaattcattttagaaaaagtCCATGAGAGGCATTGGATTCCTAGATGTGTAACTTTGCTTTCAATTCACAAACTAAAGATCTTTGGCAATTACCTTTACAATTCATATGGCATTTAAAAACACAAGGCTCAGATTGATGGACAGATTAAttcatgaatgaaaaaatatatatatataggtatgctTTTGTACTCATTGTCTATTTTCTCTGAGTAAATACTCCTCTGTTCTGTAGCTTGAGCAGAGCTGTCTTCACCTCTTTGTTTCTCAGTGTATATGCTAGTGGATTAAGCACAGGTGTGAGCACAGTATAGAAAACAGCCACAATTGAGTCCACAGTGTCTTTGGAGCCTGGTCTCAGATAATTAAAGACACATGGTCCAAAGAAACAGAGGACCACAATGCAGTGGGAAGCACAGGTCTGGAAAGCTTTTTGTCTTCCCTCTGCTGTGCGGATCTTTAGGATGGCATGCACAATGGACATGTAGgaaaggaaaatcaggaaaaaacaaCCAGAGGCCACCACCCCAATGGTAACAAAGATCACCATCTCATTGGCTGAGGTATCTGCACAGGCTAATTTGAGAATGGGAGGAGcatcacagaaataattttgGATCTGAGTGGGGCCACAGTAGGGCAGGCGGAAGGTCAGCATAGTTTGGATAGCAGAATGCACTGAACCACTGAGCCATGTACTTCCAGTTAAAAGAGCACGAGTTTTTCCACTCATCATAGTGGCATAGTGCAAGGGATGAGTGATAGCCAGGTAGCGGTCATAGGACATGACTGTGTAGAGGAAACACTCTGTGCTCcccagaaaatggaagaaatagagCTGAGCCACACAACTGTGAAATGAGATGGCCCCACCATCTGGGGAGAGCAGACCCATGAGTGTCTTGGGTACAGTAACAGTGGAGAACCACATGTCAATAAAGGAGAGGTTGGCCAGGAAATAGTACATGGGAGTGCGGAGGTGGGAGTCCACCTTGATCACCATCAGGATGAGGAGGTTCCCCACAAGAGTGAGTACATAGATTACTAAGAAAATTACAAATAGGACAATATCCAGTTCAGGTGCATGGGGAATCCCCATGAGGATGAATGTAGTCACAAAGCTctgattctccttttccattcaggCAGTGGACCcctttcttaaaggaaaagaaagaaactacaTTCACAAAGAATTCACACCACATAGAACAAAACATTTGAACTTCATGGTTgccaaattatattatattacatatatattagaatatatttcatatatatataatcattttagaaatgaagaaattgagtctcagaaaagttaaaGATATCACTAATAAGTTGGTGCAGCCTGGATGTGGACCTATATCTTCTGACtttaagttcagtgctctatcaactAAGCAGAAAGAATGGGCAAATTgggaaaaataggagaaaagacCAACCTAGCTGCATAGATGAACTTGTCAGAGGGAACAAATAAATTGTATCTCCAATGTTTGTTTTCTAATCCTGTAGGAACCAATCTCATTTCTGACTTTCCTTATGAAATCATAGCAGATCTCATCAAACACAGCCCAGAATAATCTGATAACTGGAATTAAAGAAGTTCCTAAAGGAATTAAAGAACTTAGACTTATTACATGAGTTTGTGCATGTGCACAagtgtttatgtatatgcatgtgtttagAAATTACTATCTTGTCTATGTAGAATACAAAATTctcaagaagaaatggaagttctGTTAAAGCTGGCACTACTGTACATTGTTGTGAACATAAAAATGACCCTAGTGCCTAGTAAAGTGCCTTCATTTAGTAGGtttgtaataaatatttcttcagttaAGTGAATGTGATGTGGTCCTCTGTGAACAGTGGGGTATTGGCCCAAGGACACCCAgataactaataataaaaaataaattatgcatATCTTAATTggataaaaaaaggaaggaatccTTAGAAACCAGAACATCTAATAAGTGCTGGAAACTCACCTCTTTCTGATGTGAATTTTCTATACTTTTCTAGAGTCTTCACTACTCGTTGACCTGAAAGGAATACTAGATCATGTGGAATTGTTCAAAGAGAAAACACACCCATTTCCAGTGCAGGAAAAAGGGTTACTCATTGTTTAAGTAAGATTaaacaaggaaaagaaggagagaaaatgggccaggagagaaagaataagaacTTAAATTGGTATACAGCCCCTGGGGAAGGGATTGCACTCTGGATCCCAAAGCTCTCTGCTCAacaggaaaacaaaagacaaagcaTTTGTTTTCAAATGTGAATATAGATCTGTTCTTCataaaacatatttgcatatgcaTGTGGTATTTTATGTCAGAACCTCATAAGAAGGATCATCATTATCTGTTAGTCTCTGAAATCTGCAGGGCTAGAAgcatttaaggaatttttttttctgaaattgatTTTAAAGTATTTCTTGAATGATTGAAAGGCAGCAAAGATCATCTCCATCCCTAAGGGCATTCTTTATTCTCTCTTGGGGTTCTAAGCGCTTTTCCTGATTCCTACTCAATTTTCTAAAGGTTTTTCGTAACTCATTCAACAGTGATAATTTAACTCAATGGTTCTTACCTGAGGTTGAGGAGTAGGCTACAGAATTATTGCTAGATGTGGATTCATAAATAAGGAAACACTTTTTGTGTTAACAGAATAAAtattacatacacatgtacatcagtattttcaaatttaataagttgtattattaatgaaatggaaattcatttaaaagtgtatctgaattcttttcattatttttctcaatCAATTTACACTGATAGGACAACTAATGTGAAAGGGgcttcaatttttaaaacattatataatcatagattcagagcagaAAGAGATCTTTGAGGATATTTGgtccaactttcttattttacagattgggaaactgaggctcagagagataatttaatgTGCCTATGACCACACAGCCAATGTCTGAAGTATGACTCAAACCCAGTGTTTCTGACTCCCAGTTCTTTACTCTATACCTTAGCTTTTAAGTTACAGATATACCAAGACAGAATAGACTGTATATTGCTGATTTTATTCCTATCTGGAATGTATCCCTTCATTCTACATTTTGATCCTGAGAGGGGTATAACTAGATGGTTTCCAATTTGATTCATTTGAATTcaattgaaaatatttattaaactcatTGTCTGACAGAGactataaaagaaaatagatttaaaaaaaccccaagaaaaataaaacaacaaaatgatgctttgacctgcattcatattccatcagctctttctcttaggaaggatagcatttttcattatacaCTATTGTTGTCATTGTGTGGAATCTTCTTTTGGTTACGTTCACATGACTTtgcagcagttcatataagtcttcccaggattttctgaaatcatcctgctcaatAGATGCACTTTCTTGGagcacaattatataccacaacttcttcagtcattagcaattgatgaatatccccccaacttccaattccaacacaaaaagagccactataagtatttttgtacttatgcaacctttttttcttataaaaaaatctctttgataCATAGAACCattagtggtatttctgggtaaATAGGTATGCACAATTTCATAGCACTTTGGGCATCATTCAAAATTACTTTCCAGGATGTCTGGAAGAACTCTACCAACaatatttccttctcatttctcccacatcctctccaacttttgtcatttttcccttaattagccaatctgataggtctgaggtggtatctcagagttgttttaattttatttctctaatcaatagtgatttggagcattttcttttcatatggctataaatagctttgatttcttctccctttttttggatgtcattggggctaaatgacttgcccagggtctgaaactggatttgaattcttctcttcatgactccaaagtcagcgctctatccattgcaccatgtaGCCACCCTGATTTCTCCTTaggaaaacttcctgttcatattttttgatcatttgtcaactggggaatgactcgtgttcttataaatttgactcagttccttatatctttgaaaaatgaggtctttatcaggtaaagatgctttaattttttcctcattttcctcatttctttctaatcttggctgtattgcttttgtttgtgtaaaaatttttttttaacttgatgtaatcaaaattatccattttacattctgtaatgctctctatctcttgtttggtcataaattcttcccttatccatggatttgacaggtaaaatattccatgcttCCTTAATTTGTTTTTTGTATAATTCTATATGTCCAAATTCATTTTGACCTTCTCTTGGAAGACAGTGGGAGATGCAGGTATATATGTAGTATCTGCCAAActggtttccagttttctcagcaatttttgtctaatAATGAACTGTTGTCCCAAAAGCTTGCATCTTGCATCTTGGAGATTATCAAACATAAGATtgctatggtcatttactgctatgatttgtgtacctaaactattcTACTGACCAACCAATTAGTCTTAGCCAGTGCCAGATTGTTTTCGTGATTAATGCTTTCTAATACAGTTTGAAGTCTAGTAATTAGAGAAcaccttcacattttttcagtaaattccttgagatcctgacttttatttttccagatgaattttgttatttttttccaactgttacatattttttttggtagtttgattggtatggaattgaataagtaaattaatttaggtggaattgtcatttttattctgtttcttcggTCTGCTCATGAGtactttatatttttccaattgtttacatctgactttatttgtgtgaaaagcattgTAACATGTTTACGTAGTTCCTGGTCTGCTTCTCTTGGAAGACAGACTCCCAAGTACTTTGTATTGTCTAAATTCaatttctcttcctactttttctTGCTACCTTGTTGGTAATTAtagagaaatgctgatgatttccaCAGGTTTATTCATATATTCCAACTTTGCTGATGTTTTCATCATTTGAACTAGGTTTTGTTGTGGTAGTTGTTGTCCATTCTCTACTATTGTTCAAGTGTTCTATCAtctatgactcttcatgaccctgctCTTCatggattctcttggcaaagatgttggagtggtttgccatgtcctcctCCAAAAGGTTAAGgcagagtgacttgctcaaggtcactcagctagcaagtgtctgaggccagatcttaactcaagtcttcttgactagaggccagtactctgtccactgagccacctcacaacttctctgaaattctctaaGGAAACTTACATATTGCCTCCagagagtgatagttttgtttcttgacagattattcaaattcttttaattggtttttaatcttttcccattgctatagctagcatttctagtaaaatattgaataatagtggtgataatggcatCCTTGCCTCACCTCTCATCTTGTTGGGAAGATTTCTAGTTTATTTATGTTACAGACAATGCTGGTTTTAGATGGTACTTATCATTTAAAGGAAATccccatttattcctgtgttttctAGTAGTTTTAATGgaagtatatattatattttatcgagaactttttctgcatctgttgaaatAATCATAAATTTCTGTAGGCTTTGTTTTTAatgtggtcaattatgttgatagttttcctaatatttatcTAACCCTGCATTCTTGGTGTAATtaccacctggtcatagtgtattatctttGTGATATGTTATAATCTCctagttagtattttatttaaattttttgtatcaatattcaaaattggattattattttctttctctttttttacatttCCTGGCTTAAATATCAGCAGCATATTTATGTCATGAAAGGAATTTTGTAGGTCTCCTTTGCCTGTTttaccaagtattttatataatattagaattgttttttaaaattttggtagaattcacttgtgaattcatc
Proteins encoded:
- the LOC140509167 gene encoding olfactory receptor 10G9-like isoform X1 translates to MEREKNTFIRSFVTTFILMGIPHAPELDIVLFVIFLVIYVLTLVGNLLILMVIKVDSHLRTPMYYFLANLSFIDMWFSTVTVPKTLMGLLSPDGGAISFHSCVAQLYFFHFLGSTECFLYTVMSYDRYLAITHPLHYATMMSGKTRALLTGSTWLSGSVHSAIQTMLTFRLPYCGPTQIQNYFCDAPPILKLACADTSANEMVIFVTIGVVASGCFFLIFLSYMSIVHAILKIRTAEGRQKAFQTCASHCIVVLCFFGPCVFNYLRPGSKDTVDSIVAVFYTVLTPVLNPLAYTLRNKEVKTALLKLQNRGVFTQRK
- the LOC140509167 gene encoding olfactory receptor 10G4-like isoform X2, which translates into the protein MEKENQSFVTTFILMGIPHAPELDIVLFVIFLVIYVLTLVGNLLILMVIKVDSHLRTPMYYFLANLSFIDMWFSTVTVPKTLMGLLSPDGGAISFHSCVAQLYFFHFLGSTECFLYTVMSYDRYLAITHPLHYATMMSGKTRALLTGSTWLSGSVHSAIQTMLTFRLPYCGPTQIQNYFCDAPPILKLACADTSANEMVIFVTIGVVASGCFFLIFLSYMSIVHAILKIRTAEGRQKAFQTCASHCIVVLCFFGPCVFNYLRPGSKDTVDSIVAVFYTVLTPVLNPLAYTLRNKEVKTALLKLQNRGVFTQRK